A stretch of the Actinopolymorpha sp. NPDC004070 genome encodes the following:
- a CDS encoding DUF222 domain-containing protein, protein MHSTTQGLPGAGGHGAAARLRAAVAMFRAGIDEALATPTTSLEARELGELIGELTVEGSRYDALKLSLVRQAEARDIAKTTGAATTATWLRNSQRMGKKDSYATVALARDLDRTITLTARALARGELSFRHAQVIAGAIKDLPKWISLEQRIKGEEYLIEEAKRRNPDDVRLLGRHLLRVLAPEEWERRLGKELDDAERAAERSRSLRYAPNGIPGSETVVIKLPVLEMEQLRKIIETLVARENNGSGPDDRPLDQKRGDAFAELVARWAEWEASPNRGRGRDCVTVLIDLHNLMNGVGYGTIDDLNPVRPMPCGCQTPDAKRQSQRKAQRQPQDETSKRTKGSEAGQSGPDTSRRATEEAKAASSKPSKQTGNTGGTRDAGDAGDAGDAEPSDNAEPSNDGTPMTAPGASPHPTAGASQPDIDDEVGDPDLANGPGKTARPADTGDLHAMTGQGKTTGLRETSGATHTDETCRTGDERATTGRNAQPVKEKPPPGTTGPADRTPEPREPGQHPQPNTATGTAPDPDPEPGQGPEPEPGTGPGEPNLGAQHHADAEPEIEDGAAEPEAAYDPSDPDDPSDPDDPSDPDDPNGRIDPHDGCSKCGGGGSARILGLRGEPISVATIRRMACDANIIPVVLGGNGEVLDVGMADRFFTEAQRRALAVRDGSHCHFPECHVPERRCIAHHMNPWDNFGPTDLDNGVLLCKTHHTFVHHKGWIVRMGAHGHPEYIPPEWVDPQQKVQRP, encoded by the coding sequence GCCTGGAAGCCCGCGAACTCGGTGAGCTGATCGGCGAACTGACCGTCGAAGGGTCCCGGTACGACGCGCTGAAACTGTCCTTGGTTCGCCAGGCCGAGGCCCGCGACATCGCCAAGACGACCGGTGCGGCGACCACGGCGACCTGGCTGCGCAACTCCCAGCGGATGGGGAAGAAGGACTCCTACGCCACCGTCGCCCTCGCCCGCGACCTCGACCGCACCATCACCCTCACCGCCCGGGCACTGGCGCGAGGGGAACTGTCGTTCCGGCACGCGCAGGTGATCGCCGGCGCGATCAAGGACCTGCCCAAGTGGATCAGCCTCGAACAACGCATCAAGGGTGAGGAATACCTGATCGAGGAGGCCAAGCGGCGTAACCCCGACGACGTACGCCTGCTCGGACGTCACCTCCTGCGGGTGCTGGCACCGGAGGAGTGGGAACGCCGCCTCGGTAAAGAACTCGACGATGCCGAACGCGCCGCAGAACGCTCCCGCTCCCTGCGGTATGCGCCGAACGGGATCCCCGGTTCGGAGACGGTGGTGATCAAACTGCCGGTGCTGGAGATGGAACAACTCCGCAAAATCATCGAAACACTCGTCGCCCGCGAGAACAACGGCTCTGGCCCCGACGACCGTCCCCTGGACCAAAAGCGTGGGGACGCGTTCGCGGAGTTGGTCGCCAGGTGGGCTGAATGGGAAGCCTCGCCCAACCGCGGCCGAGGACGCGACTGCGTCACCGTCCTGATCGATCTGCACAACCTGATGAACGGCGTCGGCTACGGCACCATCGACGACCTCAACCCCGTCCGCCCCATGCCGTGCGGCTGCCAAACCCCCGACGCCAAACGCCAATCCCAGCGCAAAGCCCAGCGCCAGCCCCAGGACGAGACCTCCAAGCGCACCAAGGGTTCTGAGGCGGGACAGTCCGGGCCAGACACGAGCCGCCGCGCCACCGAAGAGGCCAAAGCTGCCAGCTCCAAGCCCAGCAAGCAGACCGGCAACACCGGCGGCACCAGGGACGCCGGGGACGCCGGGGACGCCGGGGACGCCGAGCCCAGCGACAACGCCGAGCCCAGCAACGATGGCACGCCCATGACTGCGCCCGGTGCGAGCCCCCACCCCACCGCGGGCGCCTCGCAACCCGACATTGACGACGAGGTCGGCGACCCGGACCTGGCGAACGGCCCCGGCAAGACAGCCCGACCGGCCGACACCGGCGACCTGCACGCGATGACCGGACAGGGTAAGACGACTGGCCTGCGCGAAACCAGCGGGGCGACCCACACCGACGAAACGTGCCGAACCGGAGACGAGAGGGCAACGACAGGCCGCAACGCCCAACCAGTCAAGGAGAAACCACCACCTGGCACCACGGGCCCCGCGGACCGGACACCAGAACCACGAGAACCCGGCCAGCACCCACAACCGAACACCGCCACCGGAACGGCCCCGGACCCGGACCCCGAACCCGGGCAGGGACCCGAACCGGAACCAGGTACCGGACCCGGGGAACCGAACCTCGGGGCACAACACCACGCCGACGCCGAGCCTGAGATCGAGGACGGTGCGGCGGAGCCGGAGGCTGCCTACGACCCCAGCGACCCCGATGACCCCAGCGACCCCGATGACCCCAGCGACCCCGACGACCCCAATGGCCGCATCGACCCGCACGACGGCTGCAGCAAGTGCGGAGGCGGCGGATCAGCAAGGATCCTCGGCCTACGCGGAGAACCCATCTCCGTCGCCACCATCCGCAGGATGGCCTGCGACGCCAACATCATCCCCGTCGTCCTCGGCGGCAACGGTGAGGTCCTCGACGTCGGCATGGCCGACCGCTTCTTCACCGAAGCACAACGCCGCGCCCTCGCCGTCCGCGACGGCAGCCACTGCCACTTCCCCGAATGCCACGTCCCCGAACGCCGCTGCATCGCCCACCACATGAACCCCTGGGACAACTTCGGGCCAACCGACCTCGACAACGGAGTCCTCCTGTGCAAAACCCACCACACCTTCGTCCACCACAAGGGCTGGATCGTGCGCATGGGCGCACACGGCCACCCCGAGTACATCCCGCCGGAGTGGGTGGACCCGCAGCAGAAAGTGCAACGCCCGTGA
- a CDS encoding NAD(P)(+) transhydrogenase (Re/Si-specific) subunit beta, translated as MADPLTAPVWAQLGYLVAAVCFILALRGLAAPRTSRIGNLVGAAGAVLAVAVTFAAVRPAHLLPILIAIALGAAAGAVAARRVVMTAMPQLVALFNGVGGASAALVALLELSELADAGVGARIAVASTVLVGAVSFAGSLVTFGKLQDWVPGRPIVVPHTRLVYGGVLVVTLAAAVTTVVLGSLVFGIVLAVLALGVGVLLVLPVGGADVPVVVSLLNAFTGLSVAASGYLLGNALLLVAGTLVGAAGSLLTRLMAQAMGRRVTTILFGGLAGPSTQGATEETSRPVKSAGAGDIAVMLGYARRVVLIPGYGLAVAQAQHVLRELAEALAARDVEVVYAIHPVAGRMPGHMNVLLAEADVPYEQLVEMADVNPEFRATDVALVVGANDVVNPSAREPFGSPIAGMPILNADESKAVVFLKRSMRPGFAGIENPLLHDPKTTVLFGDAKESLTRLVAALRSV; from the coding sequence ATGGCTGACCCCCTGACCGCGCCCGTGTGGGCACAGCTCGGCTACCTCGTCGCGGCGGTGTGCTTCATCCTCGCCCTTCGCGGGCTGGCCGCACCGCGCACGTCGCGGATCGGCAATCTCGTCGGTGCCGCCGGTGCGGTGCTGGCGGTGGCCGTGACGTTCGCCGCCGTACGTCCTGCGCATCTTCTTCCGATCCTGATCGCCATCGCTCTCGGTGCGGCGGCCGGTGCGGTCGCCGCCCGCCGGGTGGTGATGACGGCGATGCCGCAGCTGGTGGCGTTGTTCAACGGTGTCGGCGGTGCGTCGGCAGCCCTGGTGGCGCTGCTCGAGCTCAGCGAGCTCGCCGACGCCGGTGTGGGCGCCCGGATCGCGGTGGCGTCCACGGTGCTGGTCGGTGCGGTGAGCTTCGCGGGTTCGCTGGTGACGTTCGGGAAGCTGCAGGACTGGGTGCCCGGCCGGCCGATCGTCGTACCCCACACCCGGCTGGTCTACGGCGGCGTCCTGGTGGTGACCCTTGCCGCGGCGGTGACCACGGTCGTACTCGGCTCGCTGGTGTTCGGGATCGTGCTGGCGGTGCTGGCGCTCGGCGTGGGTGTGCTGTTGGTGCTGCCGGTTGGCGGCGCGGACGTCCCGGTCGTCGTGTCGCTGCTGAACGCCTTCACCGGTCTGTCGGTGGCCGCGAGCGGCTATCTGCTCGGCAACGCGTTGTTGCTGGTGGCGGGCACCCTCGTCGGTGCGGCGGGTTCGTTGCTGACCAGGTTGATGGCGCAGGCGATGGGGCGCAGGGTGACGACGATCCTGTTCGGTGGGCTCGCCGGTCCGTCGACGCAGGGCGCGACCGAGGAGACGTCCCGGCCGGTGAAGTCCGCGGGTGCCGGAGACATCGCGGTGATGCTGGGGTACGCGCGCCGGGTGGTGCTGATCCCTGGGTACGGGCTGGCCGTCGCGCAGGCACAGCACGTGCTCCGCGAACTCGCCGAGGCGCTGGCCGCGCGCGACGTCGAGGTCGTGTACGCCATCCACCCGGTGGCCGGCCGGATGCCCGGCCACATGAACGTGCTGCTCGCCGAGGCCGATGTGCCGTACGAGCAACTGGTGGAGATGGCCGACGTCAACCCGGAGTTCCGGGCCACCGACGTGGCGCTCGTGGTCGGCGCGAACGATGTGGTGAACCCGTCCGCGCGTGAGCCGTTCGGGTCTCCCATCGCCGGGATGCCGATCCTGAACGCCGACGAGTCCAAGGCGGTGGTGTTCCTGAAGCGCTCGATGCGGCCCGGGTTCGCCGGGATCGAGAACCCCCTCCTGCACGATCCGAAGACGACCGTGCTCTTCGGTGACGCCAAGGAGTCGTTGACAAGGCTGGTCGCCGCGCTTCGTTCGGTGTGA
- a CDS encoding NAD(P) transhydrogenase subunit alpha — MTEGVALLTVFVLSAFTGYEVISKVSTTLHTPLMSGANAIHGVILIGAILVTGRARDTVELWVGLVAVFLATLNLVGGFVVTDRMLDMFRARTPARSPRRHG, encoded by the coding sequence GTGACCGAGGGGGTCGCGTTGCTGACCGTCTTCGTGCTCAGCGCGTTCACGGGGTACGAGGTCATCTCGAAGGTGTCCACGACGTTGCACACGCCGCTGATGTCGGGTGCGAACGCGATCCACGGCGTGATCCTCATCGGGGCGATCCTGGTGACCGGCCGAGCCCGCGACACGGTCGAACTGTGGGTCGGACTGGTGGCGGTGTTCCTCGCGACCCTGAACCTCGTGGGCGGTTTCGTGGTGACCGACCGCATGCTGGACATGTTCCGTGCCAGGACCCCTGCCAGGAGCCCCAGACGTCATGGCTGA
- a CDS encoding NAD(P) transhydrogenase subunit alpha — protein sequence MRIAVLRERRTGERRVALLPEHLPRLLAAGVEVSVESGAGNEAGATDDAYRAMGAQVSEDVLAGADVVVSVQPINLSTARQLGEGAVTVSFLPTAEEGPLVRRLRERRITSFSMDLVPRTARAQPMDALSSQSMVAGYRGAIVAAERLQRFFPLFMTAAGTVRPATVLVLGAGVAGLQAIATARRLGAVVEAYDVRESSAEEVASVGAKFVQLDLPPLSGAGGYAREMTEERATRQRELLAPHVAAADVVITTAAVPGRTAPVLVTTEMVAGMRAGSVVVDLAADQGGNVEGSIPGHEVMVEGVLVWGGSNVPSQLPRPASELYGHNVLNVLLLMVRVGALHLDFGDDILSATCVTHAGEVVHRPTLELLGEVG from the coding sequence GTGAGGATAGCCGTACTTCGGGAACGCAGGACCGGTGAACGCCGCGTCGCGCTGCTGCCGGAGCACCTGCCCCGGCTGCTGGCGGCGGGCGTCGAGGTGTCGGTGGAATCCGGCGCCGGCAACGAGGCGGGCGCCACCGACGACGCCTACCGCGCGATGGGCGCGCAGGTGAGCGAGGACGTGCTCGCCGGTGCCGACGTCGTGGTGTCGGTGCAGCCGATCAACCTCAGCACCGCCCGCCAGCTCGGCGAGGGTGCGGTGACGGTGTCGTTCCTGCCGACGGCGGAGGAGGGTCCGCTCGTGCGCCGGTTGCGCGAGCGTCGCATCACGTCGTTCTCGATGGACCTCGTGCCGCGTACCGCCCGCGCGCAGCCGATGGACGCGTTGTCGTCGCAGTCGATGGTGGCGGGCTACCGAGGTGCGATCGTCGCCGCCGAACGCCTGCAGCGGTTCTTTCCGTTGTTCATGACGGCCGCCGGCACGGTGCGGCCGGCGACCGTGCTGGTGCTCGGCGCCGGGGTCGCCGGGCTGCAGGCGATCGCGACCGCGCGCCGGCTCGGCGCGGTGGTGGAGGCCTACGACGTACGCGAGAGCTCGGCGGAGGAGGTGGCCAGCGTCGGCGCGAAGTTCGTGCAGCTCGACCTGCCGCCGCTGTCCGGCGCCGGAGGTTACGCACGGGAGATGACCGAGGAACGCGCCACCCGCCAGCGGGAGCTGCTCGCCCCGCACGTCGCCGCCGCCGACGTGGTGATCACCACCGCGGCGGTGCCAGGCCGGACCGCGCCGGTGCTCGTCACCACCGAGATGGTCGCCGGGATGCGTGCGGGGTCGGTGGTGGTCGACCTGGCCGCCGACCAGGGCGGCAACGTCGAGGGCAGCATTCCCGGGCACGAGGTGATGGTCGAGGGCGTGCTGGTCTGGGGTGGCTCCAACGTTCCCAGCCAGCTGCCGCGACCGGCCAGCGAGCTGTACGGCCACAACGTGCTCAACGTGCTGTTGCTGATGGTGCGTGTCGGCGCCCTGCATCTGGACTTCGGTGATGACATCCTGTCCGCCACCTGTGTCACCCATGCGGGTGAGGTGGTACACCGGCCGACACTGGAACTCCTCGGGGAGGTGGGGTAG
- a CDS encoding dienelactone hydrolase family protein yields MCFDADALPPEPPGGAEPVTGSRITLTAADGATFGAYEADAPASSGAGVVVMPDVRGLFGFYENLAERFAGVGIDAVAIDYFGRTAEEPPHARGDDFDFRSHVARTTPESVAADVGAAVDRLRSRGRVTSVFTVGFCFGGSYSFLAASRTDLAGVIGFYGGMRQRVEGGPTPISEAATYKAPILGLFGGADESIPPEKVEEFRSALESAGAEHTLHTYPGAPHSFFDRSFDDYAAECADAWTRVREFVATRSGPRPA; encoded by the coding sequence ATGTGCTTCGACGCGGACGCCCTGCCCCCCGAGCCGCCCGGTGGTGCCGAGCCGGTCACCGGCTCCCGCATCACGCTGACCGCCGCCGACGGCGCCACCTTCGGCGCCTACGAGGCGGACGCGCCCGCGTCCAGCGGCGCCGGGGTGGTGGTGATGCCGGACGTGCGCGGCCTGTTCGGTTTCTACGAGAACCTCGCCGAGCGCTTCGCCGGCGTGGGCATCGACGCCGTCGCCATCGACTACTTCGGGCGTACGGCCGAGGAGCCGCCGCACGCGCGTGGTGACGACTTCGACTTCCGCTCCCATGTCGCCCGTACGACACCGGAGTCGGTCGCGGCCGACGTCGGCGCCGCGGTGGACCGGCTGCGAAGCCGCGGCCGGGTGACCTCCGTGTTCACCGTCGGCTTCTGCTTCGGCGGTTCGTACTCCTTCCTCGCCGCGTCGCGCACCGACCTCGCCGGCGTGATCGGCTTCTACGGCGGCATGCGGCAGCGGGTGGAGGGCGGCCCCACGCCGATCAGCGAGGCCGCGACGTACAAGGCACCGATACTCGGCCTGTTCGGCGGGGCGGACGAGAGCATCCCGCCGGAGAAGGTGGAGGAGTTCCGGTCGGCGCTGGAGTCCGCCGGGGCGGAGCACACCCTGCACACCTACCCGGGCGCGCCGCACAGCTTCTTCGACCGCAGCTTCGACGACTACGCCGCCGAGTGCGCCGACGCGTGGACCCGGGTGCGCGAGTTTGTTGCCACCCGCTCCGGTCCCCGGCCGGCCTGA
- a CDS encoding glycoside hydrolase family 2 TIM barrel-domain containing protein, whose amino-acid sequence MAANDPTGRPDAHTPDPAETPDALGALRVWETPEFTGANRLPGRATMLPYPTAEQARAQTGARVLSLDGDWAFKVVDRPEDTPADFPAADLDVSGWDTVVVPGNWTMQGHGRPQYTNVQMPFAPNRPPYVPAANPTGLYRTAFDLPADWDGSRLVLHVGGAISVSSIWVNGIPVGIGKDSRLPSEYDVTAALRPGANTLAVQVIQWSDASYVEDQDQWWQAGIHRSVYLYATPVTHLADVAVTAGYDHTTGAGTLTVSAEVGELPGPGWKVTAVLDAPDGGPALAEPLTGEPAARAGDLPGLGVVGLAANLPSVSPWSAEVPTLYTVVVSLVDPDGNEVEATRVRTGFRTVEIRDRELLVNGRPVYIRGVNRHEHHDTFGSAVPKETVEQDVRVLKAFNVNAVRTSHYPPDPYFLELADIHGFYVVDEANIEAHANYTTICDDPRYQAAFVDRVSRMVLRDRNHPSIIAWSLGNESGYGPNHDAAAGWVRRVDPTRVVHYEGAIAPDWSAGHPSSDLICPMYPSIDRIVEWAKTTTDHRPLIMCEYAHAMGNSCGNLADYWAAIEGYHGLQGGFIWEMLDHGIRKSPNDPRPGFSSGDQPGYWSYGGDFGDTPHDGNFVCDGLFWPDRTAHPAMWEAKRLFQPFDATLVGDDRLRVRNKYDFRDLSHLRISWEVTVDGTVVESGTLPGLSTAPGTEEEIAVPWKRPALDPGQEAYGTVRFHADDVPLAGPGHEVGWVQLPIGTGPAASASAQSATAGSSLAVEESGDGWTVSGDRVEVTVRRADGALTAWRVDGVDLLESGPVVNTWRAPTDNDGIRLDESPWQRGHQAYFRWLDAGLDHLVTSTESVRVEAAKDGGALVTRVERLAPQSPEGRQAATGDTGIVHEARWEIRADGSVTASHHVEVGAGLPDLPRVGVLATVPAGFEQVEWFGRGPHESYVDRKAGAAVGRWSGTVDEQYVPYILPQEHGNKTDVRWLALRRADGTGLLVSAPTPVEAGVSHYSAQTLGTARHTVDLVRDDVTYLTVDVRQRGLGGASCGPDALEVYHVPSGTSYDLAYRLVPLRADDDPAQVHRTV is encoded by the coding sequence ATGGCTGCGAACGATCCGACCGGGCGGCCCGACGCCCACACGCCAGATCCCGCCGAGACCCCCGACGCGCTCGGTGCGCTGCGGGTGTGGGAGACGCCGGAGTTCACCGGCGCCAACCGCCTGCCCGGACGCGCGACCATGCTGCCCTACCCGACCGCCGAGCAGGCCCGCGCCCAGACCGGCGCCCGGGTGCTGTCGCTGGACGGCGACTGGGCGTTCAAGGTGGTCGACCGGCCGGAGGACACCCCGGCCGACTTCCCCGCCGCGGACCTGGACGTCTCCGGCTGGGACACGGTGGTGGTGCCGGGCAACTGGACGATGCAGGGCCACGGCCGCCCGCAGTACACCAACGTGCAGATGCCGTTCGCGCCCAACCGGCCACCGTACGTGCCGGCGGCAAACCCGACCGGGCTGTACCGCACGGCGTTCGACCTGCCCGCGGACTGGGACGGCTCCCGCCTCGTCCTGCACGTCGGCGGCGCGATCTCGGTGTCCTCGATCTGGGTGAACGGCATCCCGGTGGGCATCGGCAAGGACTCCCGGCTGCCCAGCGAGTACGACGTGACGGCGGCACTGCGCCCAGGCGCCAACACCCTCGCCGTCCAGGTCATCCAGTGGTCGGACGCGAGCTACGTCGAGGACCAGGACCAGTGGTGGCAGGCCGGCATTCACCGCTCGGTTTATCTGTACGCCACACCGGTGACGCACCTCGCCGACGTCGCGGTCACCGCCGGTTACGACCACACCACCGGCGCGGGAACCCTCACCGTCTCCGCCGAGGTCGGCGAGCTGCCCGGCCCCGGCTGGAAGGTCACCGCGGTCCTGGACGCTCCCGACGGAGGGCCGGCTCTGGCCGAGCCGCTGACCGGCGAGCCGGCCGCCCGCGCCGGTGACCTGCCCGGGCTCGGCGTGGTCGGCCTGGCCGCGAACCTGCCGTCGGTCTCGCCCTGGTCGGCGGAGGTGCCGACGCTCTACACCGTCGTGGTGAGCCTGGTCGACCCCGACGGCAACGAGGTCGAGGCGACCCGCGTCCGCACCGGTTTCCGTACGGTCGAGATCCGTGACCGCGAGCTCCTCGTCAACGGCCGCCCGGTCTACATCCGCGGCGTCAACCGGCACGAGCACCACGACACGTTCGGCAGCGCGGTGCCGAAGGAGACCGTCGAGCAGGACGTCCGGGTGCTGAAGGCGTTCAACGTCAACGCGGTCCGCACCTCGCACTACCCGCCGGACCCGTACTTCCTGGAGCTCGCCGACATCCACGGCTTCTACGTCGTCGACGAGGCGAACATCGAGGCACACGCCAACTACACGACCATCTGCGACGACCCGCGCTACCAGGCGGCGTTCGTCGACCGGGTGAGCCGGATGGTGCTGCGCGACCGCAACCACCCGAGCATCATCGCCTGGTCGCTCGGCAACGAGTCCGGTTACGGCCCCAACCACGACGCGGCCGCCGGCTGGGTCCGCCGGGTGGACCCGACCCGGGTGGTGCACTACGAGGGGGCGATCGCGCCGGACTGGTCGGCCGGCCACCCGTCCTCGGACCTGATCTGCCCGATGTACCCGTCGATCGACCGGATCGTGGAGTGGGCGAAGACCACCACCGACCACCGGCCGCTGATCATGTGCGAGTACGCCCACGCGATGGGCAACAGCTGCGGCAACCTCGCCGACTACTGGGCGGCGATCGAGGGCTACCACGGGCTGCAGGGCGGGTTCATCTGGGAGATGCTCGACCACGGCATCCGGAAGAGCCCGAACGACCCGCGGCCCGGCTTCTCCTCCGGTGACCAGCCGGGGTACTGGAGCTACGGCGGCGACTTCGGCGACACCCCGCACGACGGCAACTTCGTCTGCGACGGGCTGTTCTGGCCCGACCGGACCGCGCACCCGGCGATGTGGGAGGCCAAGCGGCTGTTCCAGCCGTTCGACGCGACGCTGGTCGGGGACGACCGGCTGCGCGTACGCAACAAGTACGACTTCCGCGACCTGTCCCACCTGCGGATCTCCTGGGAGGTCACCGTGGACGGGACCGTGGTGGAGTCCGGCACGCTGCCGGGCCTGTCCACCGCGCCGGGCACGGAGGAGGAGATCGCCGTGCCGTGGAAGCGGCCGGCGCTCGACCCGGGCCAGGAGGCGTACGGCACGGTGCGGTTCCACGCCGACGACGTGCCGCTGGCCGGGCCCGGGCACGAGGTCGGCTGGGTGCAGCTGCCGATCGGCACCGGGCCCGCGGCCTCCGCGTCGGCGCAGTCGGCGACGGCCGGCTCGTCCCTGGCGGTGGAGGAGTCCGGGGACGGCTGGACCGTGAGCGGTGACCGGGTGGAGGTGACGGTACGCCGCGCCGACGGCGCGCTCACCGCGTGGCGGGTCGACGGCGTGGACCTGCTGGAGTCCGGCCCGGTGGTCAACACCTGGCGGGCGCCGACCGACAACGACGGCATCCGGCTGGACGAGAGCCCCTGGCAGCGCGGCCACCAGGCGTACTTCCGCTGGCTGGACGCCGGCCTGGACCATCTGGTCACGAGCACCGAGTCGGTGCGGGTGGAGGCGGCCAAGGACGGCGGCGCGCTCGTCACCCGGGTCGAGCGGCTCGCCCCGCAGAGTCCCGAGGGCAGGCAGGCGGCCACCGGGGACACCGGCATCGTGCACGAGGCCCGCTGGGAGATCCGCGCCGACGGCTCGGTGACCGCGAGCCACCACGTCGAGGTGGGTGCGGGGCTGCCGGACCTGCCGCGCGTGGGAGTGCTCGCCACCGTGCCGGCGGGCTTCGAGCAGGTGGAGTGGTTCGGCCGCGGGCCGCACGAGAGCTACGTCGACCGCAAGGCCGGGGCGGCGGTGGGCCGCTGGTCGGGAACGGTGGACGAGCAGTACGTGCCGTACATCCTGCCGCAGGAACACGGCAACAAGACCGACGTGCGCTGGCTCGCACTGCGCCGGGCCGACGGCACCGGGCTGCTGGTGAGCGCGCCGACTCCGGTGGAGGCCGGGGTGTCGCACTACTCCGCCCAGACGCTCGGGACGGCGCGGCACACCGTCGATCTGGTACGCGACGACGTCACCTACCTCACCGTCGACGTCCGCCAGCGCGGGCTGGGCGGCGCGAGCTGCGGGCCGGACGCGCTGGAGGTCTACCACGTACCGTCGGGTACGTCGTACGACCTGGCCTACCGGCTGGTCCCGCTGCGCGCCGACGACGACCCGGCGCAGGTGCACCGGACGGTCTGA
- the fxlM gene encoding methyltransferase, FxLD system: MSVNPDLRGLRAALVADLRARGVLHDERVADALTAVPRHLFLPGVPAEEVYADEAVVTRRDADGTATSSSSQPAIMVIMLEQLDVRPGHRVLEIGAGTGYNAALLAHLAGPAGSVTTIDVQPDVADAARAALVAAGYDRVRVECGDGALGVPDGAPYDRVIVTAGAWDLPTAWWEQLALDGRLVVPFDLRGVMRSIAFERAADPADAAGTPGPRWCSRSAHTCGFMPLRGLAAGPGRRLRIGEDVGISLSVDGEREIDVDGLTAALIGPTGPPVEIATGLDLTTPELVDGLFGWLALTEPDSCGLYAGAEAVERGVVELPVVYDRPSGPPVAMGAGLVAGASAALLARPRTDDRSATAPLVVRGYGADGSVLATRLAAAARAWDDTGRPGSDRMRVEVLPLPAGGPDDASADRGKFVVDKRSVRLLVSWEA; this comes from the coding sequence GTGAGTGTCAACCCGGACTTGCGTGGGCTCCGGGCCGCGCTGGTCGCCGACCTGCGGGCGCGCGGTGTGCTGCACGACGAGCGGGTGGCGGACGCACTGACGGCGGTGCCGCGGCATCTGTTCCTGCCCGGCGTACCGGCCGAGGAGGTCTACGCCGACGAGGCGGTGGTCACCCGCCGCGACGCGGACGGTACGGCGACGAGTTCGTCCTCGCAGCCGGCGATCATGGTGATCATGCTGGAGCAGTTGGACGTTCGGCCCGGCCACCGGGTGCTGGAGATCGGCGCCGGCACCGGCTACAACGCCGCGCTGCTCGCGCACCTCGCCGGGCCCGCTGGGAGCGTCACGACCATCGACGTGCAGCCCGACGTGGCCGATGCTGCCCGGGCCGCGCTGGTGGCGGCGGGGTACGACCGGGTGCGGGTGGAGTGCGGCGACGGCGCGCTGGGCGTGCCCGACGGTGCGCCGTACGACCGGGTGATCGTCACCGCCGGCGCGTGGGATCTGCCCACCGCGTGGTGGGAGCAACTCGCGCTTGACGGCCGGCTGGTGGTGCCGTTCGACCTGCGGGGCGTGATGCGCTCGATCGCGTTCGAGCGGGCTGCCGATCCGGCCGATGCGGCCGGTACCCCCGGTCCGCGGTGGTGCAGCCGATCGGCGCACACCTGCGGCTTCATGCCGCTGCGTGGGCTGGCTGCCGGTCCCGGACGGCGGCTCCGGATCGGGGAGGACGTCGGCATCTCGTTGTCGGTCGACGGCGAACGGGAGATCGACGTCGACGGGCTGACCGCCGCGCTGATTGGGCCGACCGGGCCGCCCGTCGAGATCGCCACCGGGCTGGACCTCACCACGCCCGAACTCGTGGACGGGCTCTTCGGCTGGCTCGCGCTCACCGAACCGGACAGCTGTGGCCTGTACGCCGGCGCCGAGGCGGTCGAACGCGGCGTCGTGGAGCTTCCGGTCGTCTACGACCGCCCGTCCGGCCCGCCGGTCGCGATGGGCGCAGGGCTCGTGGCCGGCGCGAGTGCCGCGCTGCTGGCGAGACCGCGCACGGACGATCGGTCGGCGACGGCGCCGCTGGTGGTCCGGGGTTACGGTGCCGACGGGTCCGTGCTGGCCACCCGGCTGGCGGCCGCCGCCCGGGCGTGGGACGACACCGGCCGTCCCGGCAGCGATCGGATGCGGGTGGAGGTGCTGCCGCTGCCCGCGGGCGGGCCCGACGATGCCTCGGCGGACAGGGGAAAGTTCGTCGTCGACAAGCGATCGGTTCGGCTGCTCGTCTCCTGGGAGGCCTGA